From Rudanella lutea DSM 19387, a single genomic window includes:
- a CDS encoding TlpA family protein disulfide reductase, whose amino-acid sequence MQARYPVLVTSGLLFGVGYLLTAYNPLKLKPVVVYLLVSICFTLIHLYGLYINFDGLKYLSPTLVVFFALAFFTGVSVRKSGSASTYMALGFLVLSTLYMAFSVLPRLQFNERIANGQRPFPRQFTLVQTDGKPFKLAPDQIAVINFWDSGCAYCFKKIPYVIELREQISNPRVVFVEVNTGRADSFETFKQLVAKQRFVPSINPVYDQGAALSTQLNIQGIPRQIIVKNNVVLHDLTGFNTEEAGIYLDYTRQLIEGLL is encoded by the coding sequence ATGCAGGCAAGATACCCCGTTCTGGTAACATCTGGGCTGCTGTTTGGCGTAGGCTATCTGTTAACCGCCTATAATCCGCTAAAACTAAAGCCAGTGGTTGTTTACCTGCTGGTTTCAATCTGTTTTACACTTATTCATCTATACGGGCTTTACATCAATTTTGATGGGTTGAAATACCTCTCGCCCACGTTAGTTGTCTTCTTTGCGTTGGCGTTCTTTACCGGAGTTAGCGTCAGGAAAAGCGGGTCGGCCAGCACGTATATGGCCTTGGGCTTTCTGGTTTTGAGTACGCTCTATATGGCTTTTTCGGTACTGCCCAGATTGCAATTCAACGAACGTATTGCCAACGGACAGCGCCCGTTTCCCAGGCAGTTTACCTTGGTACAAACAGACGGGAAGCCGTTTAAACTTGCCCCCGATCAAATTGCCGTGATTAACTTTTGGGATTCCGGGTGTGCATATTGCTTCAAGAAAATCCCCTATGTGATTGAGCTACGAGAGCAGATTTCAAATCCAAGGGTGGTTTTTGTGGAAGTGAACACGGGCAGAGCCGATTCCTTCGAAACGTTTAAGCAGCTCGTTGCCAAACAGCGTTTTGTGCCATCTATCAATCCCGTTTACGATCAGGGAGCGGCACTGTCGACCCAGCTGAACATACAGGGCATCCCCCGACAAATCATTGTGAAGAACAACGTCGTTCTGCACGACCTCACGGGCTTCAACACCGAGGAGGCAGGCATTTACCTGGATTACACCCGGCAACTTATCGAAGGCCTATTATAA
- the nagB gene encoding glucosamine-6-phosphate deaminase: MITDSPVADAPNNQSVNNGPVHSAITYEKIPTHIYADAKAASRAVAHEIADLIRQKQGEGKPCILGLATGSSPKTVYAELVRMHREEGLSFRNVVSFNLDEYYPMEPDSLQSYWRFMREQLFDHVDIPAENYHVPDGTIRYDKVAEFVKRYEEMIAEAGGLDFQLLGIGGNGHIGFNEPGSLINSHTRLMMLDHSTRAAASGDFGGLPRTPRKAITMGVASILAAKRVVLLAWGERKAPVIRGAVEGTVTETNPASYLQTHPNVLFVIDEAAASELTRMKSPWLVDTVVWDNKMIKKAVTHLSLTLGKPILKLTDRDYNDNGMSDLLAQYGQAYDINIDVFNQLQHTITGWPGGKPNADDTNRPERALPAQKRCIIFSPHPDDDIISMGGTFQRLHDQGHEVHVGYQTSGNIAVADDEALRFADYVVDFNSKFGINSPEATRIFQDAATSLRLKKDSEMDTPEVRHVKGLIRMGEAKATCRFVGIPVENAHFLNMPFYETGKVEKKPLGEDDVKVVMDLIEKIKPHQIYAAGDLADPHGTHKVCLDAIMEAVRRLKHKNFMKDCWVWLYRGAWAEWDVSEIEMAVPMSPDQVMKKRLGIFKHQSQKDGVVYQGTDSREFWQRAEERNRGTAAIYNRLGLAEYEAMEAFVRWKF, encoded by the coding sequence ATGATCACTGATTCGCCCGTTGCGGATGCACCTAACAATCAGTCTGTCAATAATGGACCGGTACATTCGGCCATTACGTACGAAAAAATTCCCACCCACATTTATGCCGATGCCAAGGCCGCATCGCGGGCAGTAGCCCACGAAATCGCGGATCTGATCCGGCAAAAGCAAGGGGAAGGAAAACCTTGCATTCTGGGGTTAGCCACCGGATCGTCGCCTAAGACGGTCTACGCCGAATTGGTTCGGATGCACCGCGAAGAGGGACTGAGTTTCCGCAATGTCGTATCGTTCAACCTGGACGAGTACTACCCCATGGAGCCCGATTCGCTGCAGAGCTACTGGCGTTTCATGCGGGAGCAGCTATTCGACCACGTCGACATTCCGGCTGAAAACTACCACGTACCCGACGGCACTATCCGCTACGACAAAGTAGCTGAGTTTGTGAAGCGGTACGAGGAGATGATTGCCGAAGCGGGCGGGCTCGATTTTCAGTTGCTCGGTATCGGGGGGAACGGCCACATTGGGTTCAACGAACCGGGGTCGCTCATCAACTCGCATACCCGCCTGATGATGCTCGACCACTCGACACGGGCGGCTGCCTCGGGCGATTTTGGTGGTTTGCCCCGCACACCCCGCAAAGCTATTACAATGGGGGTTGCGAGTATCCTGGCTGCCAAACGCGTAGTGCTGCTCGCCTGGGGTGAGCGCAAAGCCCCCGTGATTCGCGGGGCGGTTGAAGGTACCGTAACCGAAACCAACCCGGCTTCGTACCTGCAAACGCACCCCAACGTGCTGTTTGTGATCGACGAAGCAGCGGCCTCCGAGTTGACCCGGATGAAATCACCCTGGTTGGTCGATACGGTAGTGTGGGACAACAAGATGATTAAGAAGGCGGTTACGCACCTGTCGCTGACACTGGGCAAACCGATTCTGAAACTCACCGACCGCGATTACAACGATAACGGGATGAGCGACCTGCTGGCTCAGTACGGGCAGGCATACGACATCAATATCGATGTGTTCAATCAGTTGCAGCATACCATTACCGGCTGGCCCGGCGGTAAGCCCAACGCCGATGATACCAACCGCCCCGAGCGCGCCCTGCCTGCTCAGAAACGTTGTATCATTTTCAGCCCGCACCCCGACGACGATATTATCTCGATGGGCGGTACGTTCCAGCGTCTGCACGATCAGGGACATGAGGTACACGTAGGCTACCAAACGTCGGGCAACATTGCCGTTGCCGATGATGAGGCTCTGCGATTTGCCGATTATGTGGTCGACTTCAACTCGAAATTTGGCATCAATAGCCCCGAAGCAACGCGTATTTTCCAGGATGCCGCTACGTCGCTGCGTCTGAAGAAAGACAGCGAAATGGATACACCTGAAGTGCGGCACGTGAAAGGCCTGATTCGGATGGGCGAAGCCAAAGCGACCTGCCGGTTTGTGGGTATTCCCGTCGAAAATGCGCACTTCCTGAATATGCCGTTCTACGAAACGGGTAAGGTGGAGAAGAAGCCGCTCGGCGAAGACGACGTGAAAGTGGTGATGGATTTGATCGAGAAAATCAAGCCGCATCAGATTTATGCCGCCGGTGACCTCGCCGATCCGCACGGTACGCACAAGGTGTGTCTCGACGCTATCATGGAAGCCGTACGCCGGCTGAAGCACAAAAACTTCATGAAGGACTGCTGGGTATGGTTGTACCGGGGCGCCTGGGCCGAGTGGGATGTGAGCGAAATCGAGATGGCCGTCCCGATGTCGCCCGATCAGGTGATGAAAAAACGTTTGGGTATCTTCAAGCATCAGTCGCAAAAAGACGGCGTGGTGTATCAGGGTACCGACTCGCGGGAGTTCTGGCAACGCGCCGAAGAACGCAACCGGGGTACCGCTGCTATCTACAACCGCCTGGGCCTGGCTGAGTACGAGGCTATGGAAGCGTTTGTACGCTGGAAATTCTAA
- a CDS encoding heavy-metal-associated domain-containing protein: MALEFKTNMKCGGCEAQATPYLNEAFGAGNWQLNTATPEKRLTITAPDATAEQVKQVVEKAGFKAETL, encoded by the coding sequence ATGGCACTCGAATTTAAAACCAATATGAAATGTGGCGGCTGCGAAGCGCAGGCAACGCCTTATCTGAACGAAGCCTTCGGGGCAGGCAACTGGCAACTAAACACAGCCACACCCGAAAAACGCCTGACCATTACCGCTCCCGATGCTACCGCTGAGCAGGTGAAGCAGGTGGTTGAGAAGGCTGGGTTCAAAGCCGAAACGCTGTAA
- a CDS encoding heavy metal translocating P-type ATPase encodes MTQLIGTEVRKTYPVLEMSCAACAVSVESILKHTPGVSNATVNYANQSASVQFNPRTVSQEALQQAVRSVGYDLVIDDEDPLQIQQEAQQRQYEQLKARTTGAIALSIPVVILGMFFMDWAYTPWISLLLSAPVVFWLGRSYFINAWKQGRHGRANMDTLVALSTGIAFLFSAFNTIYPQFWHHRGQMPHVYYEAAAVVITFISLGKLLEERAKSNTSSAIRQLMNLQPKTVHLLGPDGTEREAPVTDVQVGDWLSVRPGEQIPVDGLVETGESYVDESMISGEPVPVAKTAGAALFAGTINQKGSFRMRATKVGNDTMLARIVRMVQEAQGSKAPVQQLVDKIAGVFVPVVIGISLLTFAVWLLAGDALAPGGNAFAQALLTSVTVLVIACPCALGLATPTAIMVGIGKGAEHNILIKDAESLELGQRVDAVVLDKTGTITQGKPVVTDFVWLSHRPDTDHLNAVLASLEAQSEHPLAEAVVEHLKEAGVRPGAVSPTRFESLTGRGVQGTVEGETYWIGNGRLMREQGLATNAAETQAAQLRQQAKTVVYFADQNQLLALIAIADPIKPTSAAAIQTLQQRGISVHLLTGDNPETAAAVAKAVGIREFTAEAMPNDKGEFIKALQAKGKVVAMVGDGINDAQALAQADVSLAMGKGSDIAMDVAKMTLLTSDLNSVPKALLLSKRTVQTIRQNLFWAFVYNLIGIPIAAGVLYPAFGFLLNPMLAGAAMALSSVSVVTNSLRLRSLRL; translated from the coding sequence ATGACTCAGCTAATTGGCACCGAAGTCCGAAAGACGTACCCGGTACTCGAAATGAGTTGCGCGGCCTGCGCCGTCAGCGTAGAGTCGATACTCAAGCATACCCCCGGCGTCAGCAACGCCACAGTCAACTACGCCAACCAGTCGGCCTCGGTGCAGTTTAACCCGCGCACAGTCTCGCAGGAGGCTCTTCAGCAGGCCGTTCGGTCGGTTGGTTACGACCTCGTCATCGACGACGAAGACCCGCTCCAGATTCAGCAGGAAGCCCAGCAGCGCCAGTACGAACAGCTCAAAGCGCGCACCACGGGGGCTATTGCGCTCTCGATACCGGTGGTTATTCTGGGCATGTTTTTTATGGATTGGGCCTACACACCCTGGATCAGCCTGTTGCTGTCGGCGCCGGTCGTGTTCTGGCTGGGCCGGTCGTATTTTATCAACGCCTGGAAACAAGGGCGGCACGGGCGGGCCAACATGGATACGCTGGTGGCCCTCTCCACGGGCATTGCCTTTCTGTTTAGTGCCTTCAACACGATCTATCCCCAATTCTGGCACCATCGGGGCCAAATGCCGCACGTTTACTACGAAGCGGCCGCTGTGGTCATTACGTTTATTTCGCTCGGCAAGCTGCTCGAAGAACGAGCCAAGTCGAACACATCGTCGGCCATTCGGCAGCTGATGAACCTGCAACCCAAAACGGTGCATCTGCTCGGCCCCGACGGCACCGAACGCGAAGCCCCTGTGACCGACGTGCAAGTAGGCGACTGGCTGAGTGTACGGCCGGGCGAGCAGATTCCGGTGGATGGGCTGGTCGAAACAGGTGAGTCGTACGTGGACGAAAGCATGATTTCGGGTGAACCCGTCCCCGTGGCCAAAACCGCCGGAGCCGCCCTTTTTGCGGGCACCATCAACCAGAAAGGCAGTTTTCGGATGCGGGCCACCAAAGTCGGCAACGATACCATGCTGGCGCGCATTGTTCGGATGGTGCAGGAAGCACAGGGCAGCAAAGCCCCCGTACAGCAATTGGTCGATAAAATTGCGGGCGTTTTTGTCCCCGTCGTAATTGGTATCTCCCTGCTCACCTTTGCGGTGTGGCTACTGGCGGGCGATGCCCTCGCGCCGGGCGGCAATGCCTTTGCGCAGGCGTTGCTTACCTCGGTCACGGTGCTGGTTATTGCCTGCCCTTGTGCGCTGGGTCTGGCAACCCCCACGGCCATTATGGTCGGTATTGGCAAAGGCGCTGAACACAACATTCTGATCAAAGATGCCGAAAGCCTCGAACTGGGGCAACGTGTCGATGCCGTGGTGCTCGACAAAACAGGCACCATCACGCAGGGAAAACCCGTGGTTACGGATTTTGTCTGGCTGAGTCATCGCCCCGACACCGACCACCTCAACGCCGTACTTGCATCGCTCGAAGCGCAGTCGGAGCACCCACTGGCCGAGGCCGTGGTTGAGCATTTGAAAGAGGCCGGTGTGCGGCCAGGCGCGGTATCGCCCACCCGATTCGAAAGCCTCACGGGTCGGGGTGTGCAAGGTACGGTTGAGGGCGAAACCTACTGGATCGGTAACGGCCGACTCATGCGCGAGCAGGGCCTGGCTACCAATGCAGCCGAGACGCAGGCGGCACAACTCCGGCAACAAGCCAAAACGGTGGTGTACTTCGCCGACCAAAATCAATTGCTGGCCCTGATTGCCATTGCCGACCCGATCAAACCCACGTCGGCGGCCGCTATTCAAACGTTACAACAACGGGGTATCTCGGTGCATTTGCTTACGGGCGACAACCCCGAAACGGCTGCGGCTGTCGCCAAGGCTGTCGGCATACGTGAGTTTACGGCCGAGGCCATGCCCAACGACAAAGGGGAGTTTATTAAAGCCTTGCAGGCAAAGGGCAAGGTGGTAGCAATGGTAGGCGATGGTATCAACGACGCGCAGGCTCTGGCTCAGGCCGATGTGAGTCTGGCGATGGGCAAGGGGTCGGATATTGCGATGGACGTAGCCAAAATGACGCTCCTCACCTCCGACCTCAACAGCGTACCCAAAGCCTTGTTGTTATCGAAGCGTACCGTACAAACCATTCGGCAGAACCTGTTCTGGGCGTTTGTGTACAACCTGATCGGCATTCCGATTGCCGCCGGCGTACTGTACCCAGCCTTCGGGTTTCTGCTCAACCCCATGCTCGCGGGGGCTGCTATGGCGCTCAGTTCGGTTTCGGTGGTTACCAACAGCCTGCGGTTGCGAAGCCTGCGGTTATAG
- a CDS encoding aldose 1-epimerase family protein, with protein sequence MLFNDILSVNIRPQGAELTSIFHKPSGTEHLWQGDPAVWGWHAPNLFPVVGGCLNNQIWVDGQAYPMGRHGFTRQSVFALAEQTESMARFVLTDSEETRASYPYRFVFEIVYTLEGATLAVTYRVRNTDDRPVFFSVGAHPAFNVPFGANEDLTDYWLEFAYTEPLQTHLLSPEGYFTGQTEPIEQIDNRIPLTKHLFDKDALVIKSLRSRAVQIRSKNHDRAVTVRFDQFPYLGIWAKPGAPFVCIEPWLGCADSVGEPVPFPQKEAIQQVGVGEVFEATFTVTIG encoded by the coding sequence ATGCTATTTAACGACATTCTCTCTGTCAATATCCGGCCGCAGGGTGCCGAGCTTACGTCTATTTTTCATAAGCCTTCGGGTACTGAGCACCTCTGGCAGGGCGACCCAGCCGTGTGGGGCTGGCACGCTCCAAATCTGTTTCCGGTGGTGGGTGGATGCCTGAACAATCAGATTTGGGTGGATGGGCAGGCCTACCCGATGGGTCGTCATGGCTTCACGCGGCAGTCGGTGTTTGCTCTTGCCGAGCAGACCGAGTCGATGGCCCGGTTTGTACTGACCGACTCTGAAGAGACGCGGGCGTCGTACCCATACCGATTTGTGTTTGAGATTGTGTACACACTTGAGGGGGCCACGTTGGCTGTTACGTACCGGGTTCGTAACACCGATGACCGCCCGGTTTTTTTCTCGGTGGGGGCGCATCCGGCGTTTAACGTGCCGTTTGGTGCCAATGAAGATTTAACCGATTATTGGCTTGAGTTTGCGTACACCGAGCCGTTGCAGACCCATCTGCTCTCGCCCGAAGGGTATTTTACCGGCCAAACTGAGCCAATTGAACAGATTGACAACCGGATTCCGCTCACCAAACACTTGTTCGACAAGGACGCGCTGGTGATCAAGAGTTTGCGTTCGCGTGCGGTGCAGATTCGAAGCAAAAACCACGACCGGGCCGTAACCGTGCGATTCGACCAGTTTCCGTATCTGGGCATCTGGGCCAAGCCCGGTGCGCCATTTGTGTGTATTGAGCCCTGGCTTGGTTGTGCCGATTCGGTGGGTGAGCCGGTGCCGTTCCCGCAAAAAGAAGCGATTCAGCAGGTGGGCGTTGGCGAGGTCTTCGAAGCTACGTTTACTGTTACCATTGGCTAG